A region of Spiribacter roseus DNA encodes the following proteins:
- a CDS encoding HPr kinase/phosphorylase produces MSQIPGTLMRVNGVGVLIRGEAGMGKSDTALMLLRAGHQLVADDAVMVIHRGDRLIGRAPDAGRGRLCLRGPGIIAVGDHFGTGAVADWSPIDCAIELTRARRPASATADWQTLTIHGIGLAQLALSPERPVAAIIELLAVTAPRPWKVPEASACD; encoded by the coding sequence ATGAGCCAGATCCCCGGGACGCTGATGCGGGTCAACGGTGTGGGCGTCCTGATTCGGGGCGAGGCGGGCATGGGCAAGAGTGACACCGCGCTGATGCTGCTGCGCGCCGGTCATCAGCTGGTGGCCGATGACGCCGTGATGGTCATACACCGCGGTGACCGGCTGATCGGCCGGGCACCGGACGCCGGTCGCGGGCGGCTGTGCCTGCGCGGGCCGGGGATCATTGCGGTCGGCGATCACTTCGGCACCGGTGCGGTGGCCGACTGGTCACCCATCGACTGCGCCATCGAACTGACCCGGGCCCGACGCCCGGCAAGCGCCACGGCGGACTGGCAGACCCTGACGATCCACGGCATCGGACTGGCCCAACTGGCGCTGTCGCCCGAGCGGCCGGTCGCGGCGATCATCGAGCTTTTGGCAGTGACCGCACCGCGGCCCTGGAAGGTCCCGGAGGCCAGCGCATGCGACTGA
- the rapZ gene encoding RNase adapter RapZ translates to MRLIIVSGLSGSGKSVALATLEDSGFYCIDNLPVDLLDAFGQHIAMSGEEADYAVGIDARNQPASLSRFPGILDAIAAHGLDTEIVFLDADDATLLKRFSETRRRHPLSGPDIPLNEAIKGERARLVPLHERADLTVDTSQTTLHELRQIIRSRLAESRTHLSVQLESFGYKHGTPTDADFVFDSRCLPNPHWQPALRPMTGRDRAVADFLADSPLVARYLKQIQGFMDDWLPVFEAENRSYLTIAIGCTGGQHRSVYLVEALGAHLREHATAVTVRHRELP, encoded by the coding sequence ATGCGACTGATCATCGTCAGCGGCCTCTCCGGATCGGGCAAGAGCGTCGCCCTTGCCACCCTGGAGGACTCGGGCTTCTACTGCATCGACAACCTGCCGGTGGATCTGCTGGATGCATTCGGTCAGCACATTGCAATGAGTGGCGAGGAAGCCGACTACGCCGTGGGCATCGATGCACGCAACCAGCCCGCATCGCTGAGTCGCTTTCCCGGCATCCTCGACGCCATCGCCGCCCACGGCCTGGACACCGAAATCGTCTTTCTGGATGCGGATGACGCCACCCTGCTCAAGCGCTTTTCGGAAACCCGCCGCCGCCATCCGCTGAGCGGGCCGGATATCCCGCTGAATGAAGCGATCAAGGGGGAACGTGCCCGCCTCGTCCCGCTCCACGAGCGTGCCGATCTGACCGTCGACACCTCGCAGACCACGTTGCATGAACTGCGCCAGATCATTCGCAGCCGACTGGCCGAATCGCGCACGCATCTGTCGGTGCAGCTGGAATCATTCGGCTACAAGCACGGCACCCCCACCGACGCCGATTTCGTCTTTGACAGCCGCTGCCTGCCGAACCCGCACTGGCAGCCCGCCCTGCGACCGATGACCGGGCGCGACCGGGCCGTGGCCGACTTCCTGGCCGACAGCCCGCTGGTCGCCCGCTATCTCAAGCAGATCCAGGGGTTCATGGATGACTGGCTGCCGGTCTTCGAGGCCGAGAACCGCAGCTATCTGACCATCGCCATCGGCTGCACGGGGGGGCAGCACCGCTCGGTCTATCTGGTCGAGGCGCTGGGTGCCCACCTGCGCGAGCACGCCACCGCCGTCACCGTGCGGCACCGGGAACTGCCATGA